In one window of Gemmatimonadota bacterium DNA:
- a CDS encoding sulfatase, whose translation MPHPNILYIHSHDTGRYIQPFGHAMPTPNFQRLAEQGVLFRQAFCANPTCSPSRAALLTGQWPHSCGMLGLAHRGFRLNDYSHHLVHTLKKAGYTTALSGFQHVGRPPTADPSEIGYDEIFDTAKNQRATSDAAIAFLNRSHDKPFFLDVGYTVTHRSFPEPEPEDDPRYCIPPAPFPDTPETRYDTAAYKTCVRILDTEVGRVLKAIDRAGLADNTLVISTTDHGIAFPMMKCNLTDHGIGVMLIMRGPGFSGGKVIDGMVSQIDLFPTLCDVIGIDHPHWLQGKSILPLVREETDEIHDEIFAEINYHSYYDPQRTIRTKKWKYIRHWYPTLRPGDINCDGSPSKSYFLAQGWRQKNQPHEQLYDLIFDPHETNNLASDPKYQDVLNDLRDRLQTWMETTDDPLLAGSVPAPEGARINDPAELV comes from the coding sequence ATGCCCCATCCAAACATCCTCTACATCCACTCTCACGACACAGGTCGCTACATTCAGCCCTTTGGACATGCCATGCCCACCCCGAATTTTCAGCGCCTCGCCGAACAGGGCGTTCTCTTTCGCCAGGCATTTTGCGCCAACCCAACCTGCTCGCCGAGTCGAGCCGCACTCCTGACCGGACAATGGCCCCACAGTTGTGGCATGCTGGGGCTTGCCCATCGCGGCTTTCGGCTCAACGATTACAGCCATCACCTCGTTCACACGCTCAAAAAAGCGGGTTACACAACCGCTCTCTCCGGTTTTCAGCACGTCGGTCGCCCTCCAACAGCCGATCCCTCAGAAATCGGTTATGACGAAATATTTGACACAGCGAAAAATCAACGGGCGACCTCCGACGCAGCCATCGCATTTCTCAACCGATCCCACGACAAGCCCTTCTTCCTCGACGTCGGATATACCGTCACCCACCGCAGCTTCCCCGAACCAGAGCCAGAAGACGACCCGCGCTATTGCATACCCCCCGCCCCCTTTCCCGACACCCCCGAAACCCGATACGACACCGCCGCATACAAAACCTGCGTTCGCATCCTCGATACAGAAGTCGGGCGCGTCCTCAAAGCCATAGACCGTGCCGGGCTTGCCGACAACACCCTCGTCATCAGCACCACAGACCACGGCATCGCATTTCCCATGATGAAATGCAACCTCACCGATCACGGCATCGGCGTCATGCTCATCATGCGCGGACCGGGTTTTTCAGGCGGCAAAGTCATCGACGGCATGGTCTCTCAAATTGACCTCTTCCCCACCTTGTGCGATGTGATCGGCATAGACCATCCACACTGGCTACAAGGCAAATCCATACTACCTCTCGTCCGCGAAGAAACAGATGAAATCCACGATGAAATTTTCGCAGAAATCAACTATCACAGCTATTACGATCCGCAACGCACCATTCGCACCAAAAAATGGAAATACATCCGCCACTGGTATCCCACACTGCGTCCCGGTGACATCAACTGCGACGGCAGCCCCAGCAAATCCTACTTTCTCGCCCAGGGCTGGCGACAGAAAAACCAACCCCACGAACAACTCTACGACCTCATTTTTGACCCCCACGAAACCAACAACCTCGCCTCTGATCCCAAATATCAGGACGTGTTAAACGACCTGCGCGACCGCCTCCAAACCTGGATGGAAACAACCGACGATCCATTGCTCGCAGGCTCAGTCCCTGCCCCCGAAGGCGCGCGCATCAACGACCCTGCGGAATTAGTTTGA